In Ferrimicrobium sp., the following proteins share a genomic window:
- a CDS encoding cation:proton antiporter: MTETVMIVVVGLVIGTIPQRWLRIPEPIVLLVVGALMRSTLGANANAASLSIVAYIGLFALLFGVGVELADLGHRPLTPRGLGLASIGATVLGALGFAMLAWQRSAGLAELALILSAIPTSAGIAARLLRPHGTGEGSGYPIIISAAVADDFFGIALLVLAPLFAAGATFGLTGSPTIALAASLVIVGAMLLIRPKASALIFTKVVVLTIGGVISGVSAALLGVFDGHEIAAHLGAPARRWLPFLERLLPTVFFMVAGYDIRLPLLVYANVLLSASLILVALLISRLAIGAATPGDLHVRIAVGAGMLARGEVTIAMALVFLQSGVLSNTDYAILMAVVLGSTLLSGLALRLNRLGR; encoded by the coding sequence GTGACCGAGACGGTGATGATCGTGGTGGTGGGTCTCGTCATTGGCACGATCCCACAGCGCTGGCTTCGCATCCCTGAGCCCATCGTGCTCCTGGTGGTCGGTGCACTCATGCGATCCACACTTGGAGCCAACGCGAATGCGGCGAGCTTGAGCATCGTCGCCTACATCGGTCTCTTCGCACTGCTCTTTGGCGTTGGAGTAGAGCTCGCCGATCTCGGCCACCGCCCGCTCACGCCACGAGGATTGGGCTTAGCCTCAATCGGCGCAACCGTTTTGGGCGCTCTTGGCTTTGCCATGCTGGCTTGGCAGCGATCAGCCGGGTTAGCGGAACTTGCCCTCATCCTGAGCGCGATTCCCACGTCGGCGGGTATCGCGGCACGGCTGCTGCGACCCCATGGAACCGGTGAGGGCAGTGGTTATCCGATCATCATCTCCGCCGCCGTCGCCGACGACTTTTTTGGCATCGCTCTCTTGGTGCTCGCACCACTGTTTGCGGCCGGTGCTACCTTTGGCCTGACCGGTAGCCCAACCATCGCCTTGGCGGCCTCCCTCGTGATTGTGGGTGCCATGCTCCTCATACGGCCAAAGGCGAGTGCCTTGATCTTCACGAAAGTTGTGGTGCTCACCATCGGTGGGGTCATCAGTGGCGTCTCCGCTGCCTTGCTTGGCGTCTTCGATGGTCACGAAATCGCCGCTCACCTTGGGGCACCCGCCAGACGTTGGTTGCCCTTCCTGGAGCGACTACTACCAACCGTGTTCTTCATGGTCGCGGGCTACGACATCCGACTACCGCTGCTCGTTTATGCCAACGTTCTCCTATCCGCAAGCCTGATCCTGGTCGCGCTGCTCATCTCTCGTCTTGCCATTGGCGCCGCTACCCCAGGAGACCTCCACGTACGAATAGCTGTAGGGGCAGGCATGCTCGCCAGGGGCGAGGTCACCATCGCTATGGCCCTCGTCTTCTTGCAGTCAGGCGTCTTGTCCAACACCGACTACGCCATTCTCATGGCCGTCGTCCTCGGCTCGACGCTGCTCTCAGGACTTGCGCTACGACTCAATCGCCTAGGTCGGTGA